Sequence from the Rhizobium etli CFN 42 genome:
TCCCGCCGTCCCGTCGGCCGTATAGAAGCGCGCTGCCCCGCGATAGATCAGGAGGCCGCAAAGAGTGACGACAAAGGGCTGCAAGTTGAGCCGGGTGATGAGCCACCCGTGGACGGCGCCCATGACTGCGCCGAGCAGGAGAATGAGCGGCAGTGCCAGCGTCCAGGGCATATATTGTACCGCAATGAAATCGACGAATAAAACGCCAAGAAGCGCTACGAGCGAGCCCACCGAAAGCTCGATACCGCCCGTAATGATGACAAAGGCCTGGCCCATCGACAGGATGCCGAACAGACCGATCAGGTTGGCGGTGTTGGCAAGGTTGATCGGCAGCAAGAAGCGCGGGTTGATGATGGCGACCACGACGCCGACAACGACGATCAAAAGCAGCAGTCCAAGATCTTTCTTGATCATTTGAGGCCCATCTCCGATACCCTAATGGCCGCAGCCGCTATTTTACGCTTTTGCCGACAGCAAGCAAAAGGACGCTTTCCTGGCTGAATTCGTCCTCTTCGAGAATGCCGGCGATCTGGCCCTCGTGCATGACGGCAATACGGTCAGAAACGCCGATCACCTCTTCCATGTCGCTGGAGATCATCAGGATCGCGACACCGGCATCGGCAAGCGCTCGCATCATGCCGTAGATTTCGTTCTTCGCGCCGATATCGATGCCGCGTGTCGGCTCATCGAAGATCATTACCCTCGGGCTCATCGACAACCATTTGGCCAGAACCACCTTCTGCTGGTTGCCGCCGGACAGAGTGCCGGTTCGCGTCGAAACCGACGGCGCTTTGATACCGAGACGAACACGCTGCTTTTCAGCGGCCTCGATCTCCCGTTCAGCGGAGACCATGAAGCGGCTGGAAATCCTGGGGAGATCGGCAAGGGTGATGTTCTGGGCGATCGGAAGATCAAGAAGAATGCCATTGCGTTTGCGATCCTCCGGCACCAGAAAGATGCCGCGGGCGACAGCGTCCCGAGCAGAACCGATCGCGATTTGGCGTCCGTCCTGCAGAATGGCTCCGCCGTAACTCCGGTCGATGCCGAAGAGTACCCTTGCAAGCTCGGTGCGGCCCGACCCGACGAGGCCTGCAAGCCCCAGGATTTCTCCGTATCTGATTTCCAGGTCAACGGGGCGGCTGGGATAGGCCTCGGTGCGCACGCCGTTTACCTTCAATGCGACCGGGCCTGGCGAACGCTGCGGTTTTGCCGTTCGTGCTGCGAGCAACCGGCCGATCATCAGCTTGACCATCTGATCATGGCCAATGTCCTTCTTGGCGAGCGTACCCACGAGCGTGCCGTCGCGCAAGACGACCACCCGGTCTGCTACGCACTCAACCTCGTGGAGGCGGTGCGAGATGAAGATTACACTGATACCATCCGCTTTCAGCGATTTGATGATGTTCAGCAGCCGCTCGGTTTCGGCCAGCGGCAGGCTGGAAGTGGGTTCGTCGAAGATGACAAGCCGAGCCTTGATGGACAGCGCCTTGGCGATTTCCACCATCTGTTGCTCGGCAAGGGAAAGCGACGCAACGGGTGTGTCGGCGGAAAAATGTGCCCCTACCCGCTTCAAGAGCGGGGTCACCATCTCTCGAAGCCGTGCGCGATCGACAAACTTGAAAGGTCCCGCTTTCAGCGGCTCGCGGCCCAGAAAAATATTGGCGGCAACGTCGAGATTGTCAAAGAGGTTGAGCTCTTGATGCACGAAGGCGATGCCGGATGCGATGCTCGACTCCACAGTGAGGTGGCGAAGCTCTGCGCCATCGAGCAGGATCGTGCCCCGATCCGGAGCGATCACGCCGCCAAGAATATTCATCAGCGTCGATTTGCCGGCCCCGTTCTCGCCGACCAAGCCGATAACCTCTCCCGGCACGATGTCGAGCGACAACCCCTCAAGCGCTACAACGCCTGGAAAAGTCTTGCCAACGCCGAAAAGCGAAAGGAACGGCGTTGCAGGCGCGTCCGGTGACGGGATGTCTGAGCTATGATTCATTGCCTGTCCATGACTGCGGGTGCTGCGGCATGAAACGTCTTTCGCGGCGGGGAGTACCCCCGCCGCGAACGAGAATTACTTTCCAGCCATCGCCTTCAGGTTAGCGGCATATTTGTCGACGTCATCCTTGCCGATGATCACTGTCGGAATGATGATCAAGCCGTTGCTGGGAACACCGGACTTGTCGCCCTTGAGGTAGGCGGCCATCAGCTTCATCCCCTGATAAGCCCATTCGAATGGCTGCTGCACGACGGTTGCCGCGACCGTGCCTTCTTTGACGCCGCCGAGCGTGATCGGATCGTCGTCAAAGCCGACGACAGTGATCTGGCCGAGCTTTCCGGCGTCGCGCAGCGCCTCATAGATGCGTGGCGTGTTATAAGAGTAGAAGCCGACCATGCAGGTCACGTCCGGACTGGCCACCAGTGCATCCTCGACATTCTTTTTTGCGCGCGTCTGGTCGATATCGTCGCCGCGCACATCTGTCAGCTCGATCTTCGTGCCCTTAAGACCATCCTTCATGCCCTGAATGCGTTCCTTGGCATTATCGGCTCCGAGGAGCCCGACAAAACCGATGCACTTGCCGCCATCCGGCATTGCCTTCTTCGCGATTTCGGCCGCCTGCAGACCGGCGTCGATATTGGATGAGCCGATATAAGCGACGCGGTTGGTCTGCGGCGCGTCACTGTCGGTCGTGAAGAGAGCTGTTTGTGAGCCGATCTTGTTCAAGCCCTCGGTCTGAGTTTTGGGGTCGACTGCGGAAACCATGATCCCCTTTACGCCAGCACTGACTAGGTCTTCCATCAGGCGCTGCTGGATGGCTACCGATGCCTGCTCAGGGTACTTCAGCTCCAGTTGGTAATCCGGCAATTCGGCCTGGGCCTTCTTCACGCCCGCTTCCGCAGCTTTCCAGAAGTCAGACGCTCCGTTGACGACGAAAGCAAGAGTCGGTTTGTCGGCGGCATCGGATACTGCAATCGGCGCCGCGCTCAGTATCAGCCCGGCAAGGAACAAGGCTGCATTCCGTTTCAGCTGTTTCATAATATACCTCCCGAGGGGCCGCAGTCGCATGGCCCCGTTTGCGAATTGCGGCCGGCCGAATGCGCGCCCCCTCCTAGGGCCGCCGCAAAAGCGACGAGTGGCATTGGTTCCGATCGCTCCCTGACGGTATACAAGAATCTTAATTAGTAAATAGTATTATCAATGCACATCAAAACATTTCATCGCGGGAGAGTGAGAATGAAGTTTTACAGTGAGGATTCGTAAGCATTGTAGGCGTTCGCGCAATTGCCAGCACTTTCGGACGAATGCTAATATTAATTACCTAACACGCAACTTCTTCCAAGATCCGGAGATCATTCCCCCGAATGCGAAAGCCTAAGACCCAAAAGAATGCTGAAATTGATAAGCCCGCCCGCGTGACCATGATGGACATCGCCGCGGCGGCCGGCTGCTCACAGGCTGCTGTTTCCTTCGTGCTCAACGACACGCCCGGCACCCGCATCTCACAGCAGACTCGCGACCGGGTATTGGAGGCGGCGCGCGCCCTCGGCTACACGGGGACAAGCTATACCATGAAGGCCTCTTATTCGGGCCTGGACAACGTGATTGGCTTCGCCGTGGATCAGCTCGCTACCAGCCCGGAAGCGATCGTTGCGATCGAAGGCGCCCGCCAAGCGTCGTGGAATACGGGCAACGTGCTGTTGGTTACCCAAACGCTAGGCGATCCCGTCATGGAGCCAAAAGCAATCAGGGCCCTGACGAACGGGGGCATATCCGCACTCATATACATGACAATCTATACCAGAGAGGTCCAACTCCCTTCTTATGTCTGTGGACTCAACATGCCGACTGTATTGTTGAACTGCTACACGGCGGATCATGCCTTTCCAGCCGTGGTCCCAAGTGAAATCGCCGGAGGCCAGAGCTCCACCCGGCATCTGATCACGCATGGCCACCATCGCATAGGGACGATCACTGGTGAAATCTGGATGCAGGCTGCACAAGACCGGCTGACGGGATACCGCCGTGCACTAGCGACTGCCGATATACCCTTCGATCCAGAATTAGTCGTTGAAGGCGACTGGTCGGCCGGTGCCGGCTACGCCGCTACGATGCAATTGCTTGCGTTGCAGGACCCTCCGACCGCGATTTTCTGCCAGAACGATCGCACGGCAGTGGGATGCTACGAAGCGCTCAAAGATGCTGGCCTTCGCATTCCCCAGGACATGTCGGTGGTCGGTTACGACGACGAAGA
This genomic interval carries:
- a CDS encoding sugar ABC transporter ATP-binding protein — protein: MNHSSDIPSPDAPATPFLSLFGVGKTFPGVVALEGLSLDIVPGEVIGLVGENGAGKSTLMNILGGVIAPDRGTILLDGAELRHLTVESSIASGIAFVHQELNLFDNLDVAANIFLGREPLKAGPFKFVDRARLREMVTPLLKRVGAHFSADTPVASLSLAEQQMVEIAKALSIKARLVIFDEPTSSLPLAETERLLNIIKSLKADGISVIFISHRLHEVECVADRVVVLRDGTLVGTLAKKDIGHDQMVKLMIGRLLAARTAKPQRSPGPVALKVNGVRTEAYPSRPVDLEIRYGEILGLAGLVGSGRTELARVLFGIDRSYGGAILQDGRQIAIGSARDAVARGIFLVPEDRKRNGILLDLPIAQNITLADLPRISSRFMVSAEREIEAAEKQRVRLGIKAPSVSTRTGTLSGGNQQKVVLAKWLSMSPRVMIFDEPTRGIDIGAKNEIYGMMRALADAGVAILMISSDMEEVIGVSDRIAVMHEGQIAGILEEDEFSQESVLLLAVGKSVK
- a CDS encoding sugar-binding protein produces the protein MKQLKRNAALFLAGLILSAAPIAVSDAADKPTLAFVVNGASDFWKAAEAGVKKAQAELPDYQLELKYPEQASVAIQQRLMEDLVSAGVKGIMVSAVDPKTQTEGLNKIGSQTALFTTDSDAPQTNRVAYIGSSNIDAGLQAAEIAKKAMPDGGKCIGFVGLLGADNAKERIQGMKDGLKGTKIELTDVRGDDIDQTRAKKNVEDALVASPDVTCMVGFYSYNTPRIYEALRDAGKLGQITVVGFDDDPITLGGVKEGTVAATVVQQPFEWAYQGMKLMAAYLKGDKSGVPSNGLIIIPTVIIGKDDVDKYAANLKAMAGK
- a CDS encoding LacI family DNA-binding transcriptional regulator, with protein sequence MRKPKTQKNAEIDKPARVTMMDIAAAAGCSQAAVSFVLNDTPGTRISQQTRDRVLEAARALGYTGTSYTMKASYSGLDNVIGFAVDQLATSPEAIVAIEGARQASWNTGNVLLVTQTLGDPVMEPKAIRALTNGGISALIYMTIYTREVQLPSYVCGLNMPTVLLNCYTADHAFPAVVPSEIAGGQSSTRHLITHGHHRIGTITGEIWMQAAQDRLTGYRRALATADIPFDPELVVEGDWSAGAGYAATMQLLALQDPPTAIFCQNDRTAVGCYEALKDAGLRIPQDMSVVGYDDEEISRHLVPALTTSVLPHLAMGQWAIEHLNLQTMPGKRYPITKLECSLVNRHSVAAPRAKARHIFDGAHGPR